From Candidatus Xianfuyuplasma coldseepsis:
TCTGCATAAATAAGACCTGCACCAAACTCTTTCATGATGGTTCGAAATGCGATATTCGAAACACCTGCCATCGGTGCAATAACAACTCTATTCTGTAGTTCTATATCCGCAATTTTAAACATTGAATCACCTCGTTGTTTCGTAAGTTATATTGTACACAATGGAAATTTAAAATGCAAATACTTAATCCTTTCAATTTTCACGTATTTTGGGTATAATATGTGCGGTGATATTATGAAAGATTATTTAGTTAAAGCACACGCATATGATGCCACAGTACGCATTTATGCAGCCAGTACAACAACACTGGTAGCACACGCTCAAGACATTCATGGATTATGGCCCACTAGTGCCGCTGCATTTGGACGCTTATTAACGGCAAGTGTGATTATGGGTGCCATGTATAAAGGGGACCAAGAACTAACTATACGTGTCGATGGTGATGGCCCAATTGGTGGTATGGTTGCAACGACTAATGCGCATGGTGAAGTTCGCGGATATGTAGGTAATCCTCGCGTATTTCTACAGTACAACTCTGGTAAATTAAACGTGGGACAAGCAGTAGGAAATGGCTTTATTCACATCACAAAAGACTTAAAGGTAAAAGACATGTTCACATCATCCGCGGAGATTCAAACTGGAGAAATTGGAGACGATTTTGCATACTATTTTACAGCTTCTGAACAAATTCCTAGTGCCGTAGGACTCGGT
This genomic window contains:
- the hslO gene encoding Hsp33 family molecular chaperone HslO, which produces MKDYLVKAHAYDATVRIYAASTTTLVAHAQDIHGLWPTSAAAFGRLLTASVIMGAMYKGDQELTIRVDGDGPIGGMVATTNAHGEVRGYVGNPRVFLQYNSGKLNVGQAVGNGFIHITKDLKVKDMFTSSAEIQTGEIGDDFAYYFTASEQIPSAVGLGVLVNDDNTILSSGGFILQIMPGCSEETIEQIETILKDIKPVSEMIQEGYKPEDVIRDLTNNEYKLLEHLDLEYKCDCNREKFEKGLISLGVAELETFLEDEDPIETSCHFCNTKYHFSNDDINQLIHEIKSAK